In the Gossypium arboreum isolate Shixiya-1 chromosome 10, ASM2569848v2, whole genome shotgun sequence genome, one interval contains:
- the LOC108480836 gene encoding deaminated glutathione amidase, chloroplastic/cytosolic, whose amino-acid sequence MLNCCFHFCLNGARLPRALRSSHVNSYSNFSTVRSSADSAMAALNSIRVAAVQMTSVNDLSSNFSTCSRLVKEAASAGAKMICFPESFSFLGPKSEDSLLVAEALDGPIMQKYCSLAREYSIWLSLGGFQEKGHDAHLRNTHVIVDDAGNIRSTYSKIHLFDVDVPGGSTYRESSFTEPGKDIAAVDSPIGRLGLTICYDLRFPEIYQQLRFNHDAQVILVPSAFTPVTGQAHWEILLRARAIETQCYVIASAQAGKHNEKRESYGDTLIIDPWGTVVGRLPDLLSTGITVADIDLSLIDSVRKKMPIAEQRKPFDFWRPASL is encoded by the exons ATGTTAAATTGCTGTTTCCATTTCTGTCTCAACGGCGCTCGTCTTCCTCGTGCGCTCAGATCAAGCCACGTCAACTCGTACTCTAACTTTTCAACGGTCCGGTCAAGCGCCGACTCGGCCATGGCAGCACTCAACTCAATCCGAGTAGCCGCGGTTCAGATGACCTCCGTCAACGATCTCTCCTCCAATTTCTCCACTTGTTCTCGCCTCGTCAAA GAAGCAGCTTCAGCTGGGGCAAAAATGATTTGTTTCCCTGAAAGTTTCTCCTTTTTGGGTCCCAAGTCTGAGGATAGTCTTTTGGTTGCGGAAGCTTTAGATGGACCAATTATGCAAAAATACTGCTCTTTAGCAAG AGAATATAGCATTTGGTTGTCCCTTGGAGGTTTCCAAGAGAAAGGACATGATGCACACTTGCGAAACACGCATGTTATAGTTGATGATGCTGGCAACATTAGAAGCACTTACAGTAAGATACACTT GTTTGATGTGGATGTTCCTGGAGGATCAACATACAGGGAAAGCAGCTTTACTGAACCAG GGAAGGATATTGCTGCAGTAGACAGTCCTATTGGACGTTTGGGATTGACGATCTGCTATGATTTGAGATTCCCAGAAATTTACCAGCAGTTGCGGTTCAATCATGATGCACAG GTCATATTGGTACCTTCAGCTTTTACCCCGGTTACTGGTCAGGCACATTGGGAGATTCTTCTTCGTGCTCGCGCAATTGAGACTCAGTGTTAC GTCATTGCTTCCGCTCAAGCTGGAAAGCACAACGAGAAAAGAGAAAGCTACGGTGACACACTAATAATTGATCCATGGGGCACAGTAGTTGGCCGATTACCAG ATCTATTATCAACTGGTATCACCGTAGCTGATATCGATTTGTCATTGATAGATTCAGTGAGGAAAAAGATGCCAATTGCAGAG CAACGGAAACCATTTGACTTCTGGAGACCTGCATCCTTATAG
- the LOC108483710 gene encoding MAR-binding filament-like protein 1-1 → MKKLFFFKSSSSSSNSNAAVPSPSADKQVFRENTLESGLNDQRSDKAEYGFLSPIRFFGKSQKQIPDSPSFCDSPVLRRSRSLTSAAFPVDGLEQQDFPSSNDQNRSPNITSHQQYDQSSRRRAVTPEKKSKAKRCEVAAIGSSRMRHDSSGSSSSCSSNVSSKVVDRYIDGEQLQESSKSKNSSKRNNLGNGGRRLPPRVQYTAPSSPTDSVKEKNKFHSFREAKGTRHQFSSRDWVENGFGHESPRMIAKNVVERLSQTHIPRSSSKEFDLHIPITTEDVYGGHLNRCPESKLDMLAQKGCVTDEPYENDIGYHEDFSGLEKQHCFFGGCSDGLNSSQTEEDIDMELQRRSKEAEERVLLLSEALGQETFLRDVGFNVSSLIETIRHLSEDKLNLALEVSELLQSRIVERVHSRDELRMARAELESQTKKIETEKHEIQLGLEKELDRRSSDWSSKLEKHRLEEQRLRERVRELAEQNVSLQREVSSLNEKETENKSMMTSSAEQLKELTRRVEKLNDENEVLRQNLSQSQERHQAAIEDIDCIRRNFEEKDKECKELHKSIAKLFRTCKEQEKTIEGLREGYNQEIEKKHSMEKNEVWVKNLQMEQMRLTGVELALRREVESCRHEVDSLRHENIDLLNRLKGNGKDVGVLTFKLDKEMRNRVYYLQDQGLSMLNESTHLSSKLIEFIKGKTSQLQETQQGLDSQFIVESDVKVQCFKRGIESLTRSLQTISALLLEKSNPIASESDSESTKLNNQSSEEILRTELKSETLLTNLLREKLYSKELEVEQLQAEVAAGVRGNDILRCELQNAMDNISCLTHRLKDLELQILKKDDNISRLQNDLQESMKELSILRGILPKVSEERDLMWEEVKQYSEKNMLLNSEIEVLKKKIETLDEDILLKEGQITILKDTLSNNKSFNLLGSPDLAREFLLE, encoded by the exons ATGAAGAAGCTGTTTTTCTTCAAATCTTCCTCTAGCAGTAGTAATAGCAATGCTGCTGTTCCTTCACCGTCAGCGGACAAGCAAGTTTTCCGGGAAAACACATTGGAAAGTGGGTTGAATGATCAACGCAGTGATAAGGCTGAATACGGTTTTCTTAGTCCTATACGTTTTTTTGGAAAATCTCAAAAGCAAATACCTGATAGCCCTAGCTTTTGTGACAGTCCAGTTCTTCGAAGGAGTCGTTCTTTGACATCAGCAGCCTTTCCTGTTGATGGTCTAGAACAACAAGATTTTCCTTCCTCAAATGATCAAAATAGGTCTCCTAATATTACTTCACACCAGCAGTATGATCAGTCATCACG GAGAAGAGCTGTTACTCCTGAGAAAAAGTCTAAGGCTAAACGATGTGAAGTGGCTGCTATTGGTTCTTCGAGGATGCGCCATGATTCATCCGGAAGCTCTTCCTCTTGCTCTAGCAATGTGTCAAGTAAAGTTGTGGACCGCTATATTGATGGAGAACAGCTGCAGGAAAGTAGCAAGTCAAAGAACAGTTCAAAAAGAAATAATCTCGGAAATGGTGGCAGGAGGCTTCCTCCACGAGTTCAGTATACAGCTCCTTCGTCTCCAACAGATAGTGTCAAAGAGAAAAACAAGTTTCATTCATTTAGGGAAGCTAAAGGCACACGTCATCAGTTCTCGTCTAGAGATTGGGTGGAAAATGGATTCGGGCATGAGTCACCCCGGATGATTGCAAAGAATGTGGTTGAAAGGCTTTCTCAGACTCATATCCCGAGATCAAGTTCAAAAGAATTTGATCTTCATATTCCGATCACCACTGAAGATGTATATGGTGGACACTTGAATAGATGCCCCGAGTCCAAATTGGATATGTTGGCCCAAAAAGGTTGTGTAACAGACGAGCCTTATGAAAATGATATTGGATATCATGAGGATTTCTCTGGCTTGGAGAAGCAACATTGTTTCTTTGGGGGATGTTCTGATGGTTTGAACTCTTCCCAAACAGAAGAGGATATAGATATGGAGTTACAAAGAAGATCGAAAGAAGCAGAGGAGAGAGTTTTGCTTCTTTCCGAAGCTCTTGGGCAGGAAACCTTTCTTCGTGATGTTGGGTTTAATGTTTCGTCTCTCATTGAGACCATTAGACACCTATCAGAGGACAAATTAAACCTGGCACTTGAGGTTTCAGAACTTCTACAGTCTAGAATTGTGGAGAGAGTGCATTCTAGGGATGAACTGAGAATGGCAAGGGCAGAATTAGAGTCACAGACAAAAAAAATAGAGACAGAGAAACATGAGATACAATTGGGATTGGAAAAGGAGTTAGATAGAAGGTCAAGTGACTGGTCGTCTAAGCTTGAGAAGCACCGGTTAGAAGAGCAAAGGCTTCGCGAACGAGTTCGGGAGCTAGCGGAGCAAAATGTTTCACTTCAGAGAGAAGTGTCTTCCTTAAATGAAAAGGAAACAGAAAACAAAAGCATGATGACTTCTTCTGCCGAACAACTTAAAGAGTTGACTAGAAGGGTTGAAAAGCTGAATGATGAGAATGAAGTTCTAAGACAAAATCTCTCTCAGTCGCAAGAAAGGCATCAAGCTGCAATTGAAGATATTGATTGCATTAGAAGAAATTTTGAAGAGAAAGATAAGGAGTGCAAGGAGTTGCATAAGTCCATTGCCAAATTATTTCGAACCTGCAAAGAGCAAGAGAAAACAATTGAAGGGTTGCGAGAAGGATATAATCAGGAGATCGAGAAGAAGCATTCCATGGAAAAGAATGAAGTTTGGGTGAAAAATTTGCAAATGGAGCAAATGAGGTTGACTGGTGTAGAATTGGCATTAAGAAGGGAAGTGGAGTCTTGTAGGCATGAAGTTGATTCTCTTCGACATGAGAATATAGATTTACTGAATCGCTTAAAAGGTAATGGCAAAGACGTTGGAGTCTTAACCTTCAAGCTTGACAAGGAAATGCGGAATCGTGTATACTATTTGCAGGATCAAGGACTATCTATGCTTAATGAGAGCACTCATTTGTCTTCCAAGTTAATTGAGTTCATCAAAGGAAAAACCAGTCAGCTTCAAGAAACTCAGCAGGGTTTAGATAGTCAATTTATTGTTGAATCTGATGTAAAGGTGCAATGCTTTAAACGTGGAATTGAAAGCTTAACAAGGAGTTTGCAGACAATTTCCGCTTTGCTGCTGGAGAAATCCAATCCAATTGCCTCAGAGTCTGACTCGGAATCTACGAAACTCAATAACCAATCTTCAGAA GAGATTCTAAGAACGGAGCTTAAATCAGAAACATTGCTGACAAATTTGTTGAGAGAAAAGCTATATTCTAAAGAGCTTGAAGTCGAACAGTTGCAAGCCGAGGTGGCAGCAGGTGTGAGAGGTAATGATATCCTTCGATGTGAATTACAGAATGCAATGGACAACATTTCCTGCCTCACCCACAGATTGAAGGATCTTGAACTGCAG ATACTAAAGAAAGATGACAACATAAGCCGTCTCCAGAACGATTTACAAGAATCAATGAAGGAACTATCTATTTTGAGGGGTATACTACCTAAGGTTTCCGAAGAAAGAGACTTGATGTGGGAAGAGGTGAAGCAATATAGTGAGAAGAACATGTTATTAAACTCAGAGATTGAGGTGTTAAAAAAGAAGATAGAAACTTTGGATGAGGatatacttttaaaagaaggCCAAATTACAATCTTGAAAGACACCTTAAGCAACAACAAAAGTTTTAACCTTCTTGGTAGTCCCGATTTGGCTCGAGAATTCCTCCTGGAATGA